One genomic window of Elaeis guineensis isolate ETL-2024a chromosome 2, EG11, whole genome shotgun sequence includes the following:
- the LOC105046452 gene encoding uncharacterized protein, with amino-acid sequence MEGQDDGVLYNGSVALEKDESLNLTLDQYQEGDWEKKAETDADGTIDVLRDEIKGLQVEKQEVERQLEDARKELHRTEVENRSLAAQAHRLEGELVRIQEDFTTAASAAEDFEAEVYRLKCAIKDLEADKASLIADKTALEAKISVLEGRLLAAAEEEEEVRALRAKAEELEMKVRDLNDELRLSKEQAKEAVEEQAKIGAAREEELEQVIKALKDTQTRLEEELAGFCSNIDRNLGESDATVTAMENGLNVAWVAAAAASVGAVVAGAAAVYLHKAGQR; translated from the coding sequence ATGGAGGGCCAAGACGACGGTGTTCTGTACAACGGCAGCGTTGCTCTCGAGAAGGACGAATCCCTAAACCTAACCCTCGATCAATATCAAGAAGGGGACTGGGAGAAGAAGGCCGAAACCGATGCCGACGGCACCATCGATGTCCTCCGCGACGAGATCAAAGGCCTCCAGGTCGAGAAGCAGGAGGTAGAACGCCAGCTCGAGGACGCCCGGAAGGAGCTCCACCGCACCGAGGTGGAGAACCGCTCCCTCGCCGCCCAGGCGCACCGCCTTGAGGGCGAACTTGTTCGCATCCAGGAGGACTTCACCACCGCCGCCTCCGCTGCCGAGGACTTCGAGGCCGAGGTCTACCGCCTGAAGTGCGCCATCAAAGACCTGGAGGCCGACAAGGCCTCGCTCATCGCGGACAAGACCGCGCTGGAGGCCAAGATCTCCGTCCTCGAGGGGCGCCTCCTCGCTGCcgccgaggaggaggaggaggtccgAGCCCTCAGGGCAAAGGCCGAGGAGCTTGAGATGAAGGTGCGGGACCTCAACGACGAGCTGAGGCTCTCCAAGGAGCAGGCGAAGGAGGCCGTGGAGGAGCAGGCCAAGATCGGGGCGGCGCGCGAGGAGGAGCTCGAGCAGGTCATTAAAGCCCTCAAGGATACCCAGACTCGATTGGAAGAGGAGCTTGCTGGATTCTGCTCCAATATCGACAGGAATCTTGGCGAGAGTGATGCTACTGTGACGGCGATGGAGAATGGTCTGAACGTCGCTtgggtggcggcggcggcggcatcAGTCGGAGCGGTAGTTGCGGGGGCTGCGGCTGTCTATCTCCACAAAGCCGGGCAGAGGTAA